Below is a window of Metamycoplasma cloacale DNA.
AATGGCGATACAAGCGCTGCTAACATACTTATAAACTTATATAAGTATGGCATGGTGATCGATCAATCAAACCATCCAGTTGGACTTCCGGCATATCTTTGCAATAGTAGGTTTGAATTTGCATCTACACCTGTTTTAATAAATCAAATCATAGTACCGTGATCTGAATAACCATATAAAGTTTGGAAATTTGGACCAAAGGTTGCCATGTGAGTTATTCCAATATTTTGGGTTGTTTTATCAGCTAATATAATTAGCCCGTTTTTAACATCACCTAAAACTATAGTTTTAGCTCCAGCTCCAGGGATATATTGAGTTGCTCATAGAATAATTGCTGATATAGCGGCAATAAATGAGCCATTTTTAATAGTTTTTAATAAAGAGAACTTGAACTCTTTTTTAGTAAATTTCACTCCAGAAATTAAACTAAAAGCAAAACCAAATCCACCGATGTAATACAAGATATTTCAAACGTTTAATGAAGCGAGTTCAATACCATTTGAATATACCCCTAAAATAATTGGTGTTGCAAAAACTATATTAGAACCATAAATACACATTAATCAAGTGACTAAATGTTTCTTTTTCAATGATTCAAGAAATGCTTGTGCATTAAACATTTCTTTATTGTCTAATTCAGTTTGAGCCAATCATTCATTATGTTCTTTTTCTGCTCTTTTAATAACGTATTTCGGTAGCATCTTCGGTAAATAACGTACTCATATCAATGCAATTGATGTCAAGAGAATGTAATAACCAGCGCTTAACCCAAATACGATACCTATTTGTTTTAAATCAGAACTTTCTGCATTTCTTAAAAATGAATAAAAAGCTAGAAAAGGAAGTAATACAGAAATTACAATTTTTTGCAATCCTTGTGCAGCATTTTCATTCAATATTTTAAATTTATACAGCATATAACCTAGGGCAGTAATTGCTAAAGTAGCAATAATTGCCCCTCATAGTCCTGTATTCGTTATGATATCTGTAAATTTAAGTGTTTTCACAACTTATTCTTTCCTTTTTTTAAAAAATTTGAACCTACTTATTTTATTACTTTAATTTATATTTGTAATTAAAATAAATATTTTTAAAATTAACTGGTTGTATTTCTACTTGTTTGAAGATTATATAATTTTTCTCAAGTGGAATCTAATGTTTTAATTTGAATAATCATTTGAATGATATTTTGGAAATTATTTACTCTTTCTTCTTTTGCAGTGTTGATTGTTTCTTCCATTTGAGTTAATAAATCGTTATCTGTAAAATCAGTGTTTTTATTAGTTGAATATTGATTAATTTTTTGATCTAGTGTATTAAGAATTTCTGTTCTAATTGGACTATCTGCTTCAATTGCATAATTAATTTGAGCTAATAAATCATTTAAAACATTGTATTGATTTGAAACTTCAACAATGTTTCTATTTTCAATATATTCATTTGCTACTTGAAGTTTTTCATAAACATTTAATTCAATCACACTTGGTTCTTGACTTAGATAATTTAAACAATCATTAACTAAAGAGATAATATCAAGGGTTCTGTTAATTTCTTGATCTTCATATTGTTTAACAGTTTCTTCTATGTTACTTAAAACCTTGTTCATTTCCATAACATCAGATAAAATATGTCAATCATAAACATGTTTTTCCAATTGTTTATTAATCTCTAGTTCTAAATATTTAATTGGTGTATATAGTTGAACTTTAGCTAAAAGTTCCTCAAATTTCGCACGTATTTGTTTATATCTTTCGGCTCTTGAGTTTAATATTAAATCTTTAAATTCAACTTGCTTGTTTGCTAATTTTAGCGATTCAATAATGGCAACTTCAGTTGAAGCATAAAGCATTTCATATTCGTCTATTAAAGTTTGAAATTGCTTTTTTTCGCTAGTTTCAAGGTAATCAAATTTGATATTACTTACTAGAAAACCATTTTGTAAATAAATTGCTTCCTTAACTACTTTTTGAACATCGGCAATTAAATTGTTTAAATGAGTTAAATCTTCACGATCACTAGCTTCGGTATTTAATTTCTTATCAAGTTTTTCTTCAATTAATCTTTTGCTATACATTAATTCATTTTTCTCATGACTAATATATCCGGCAAAAATTTCATCTTCGTTTCATCTATCAATTAAGCTTAATTTGTTTAACAATTCAGTACTAGTTTCATAGTTCTTATTCTTTGGTTTTTCTTTTAAAACAAAAGCTAAACCTACGCTTGCTGCAACACCAACACCTAAAAGGACACCCATTGTAATGAATAATTTATGTTTTAATTTTAATTTAGACATATAGTACCTCTTTTTTTATTTCAATTTATTCAAAGCGTCTTGTGCAGCTTGCTTTTCTGCTTCTTTTTTACTATTACCAAAACCAACACCATAGATCTGACCATCAACAATTAATGTTGATTCAAAACCATTGTTATATGGTTTATTTGAATAAGTAATTGTTGTGTTTTTATATGATTGTATATATTCTTGAAATTCACTTTTTGGATCACGAAGATCATTATCAATGAATTCCTCAATGAATGGAAATAGATGAATTGCAATAAATTCAATCATTGCTTTTTCACCTTGAGTGATATATATTGCAGCTACGAAACTTTCAAAAAAATCTGAAACGATTTTTTCGTTTTGACCATTGTTGAAAGATTTTTTAGCATATCTTATACAATCAATAATTCCTAAACTAGTTGCTAATTGAGCTAAAATCTTTCGATTAACTAATGAACTTCTTAATTTACTTGCTTTACCTTCATCTAGATGTTTGTATTGAAAGAATATTTCTTTTGTTACAACATATTGAATTAAAGCATCACCTAGAAATTCAAGATATTGATAGTTAGGACAATTTTTATGTTCATTTGAATATGAAGTATGGGTTAAGGCTTGTGCAAAAACTGCAACAGTTTCTTTATTGATTAATTTAATACCAAGTTTGTTTAATAAGGAAATAATCTTTTCTTCAAATGTGTTATTCATAATCTCCTTCTATATTAATTTTGTCAATAATGCTTGATTCAATTGCATTTTTAACTTGATTTAAAGCGCCAAGAAACGCACGTTCATCGCTTCCTCCATGAGCTTTAACAACAATTTTCTTTAATCCAATAACGTATGCTCCACCGATATTTCTGTAATCAAATCTATTTTTGAATTTCTTTAATTTCTTTCTTAACAAGAAACCCCCGATTTTTGAAATACAGCTTGAATGAATCATTTGTTTTAGCAAATGACCAATTCCTAAAAAAGTGCTTTCCATTGTTTTAAGGAAAATATTTCCATTAAAACCGTCTGATAATACAATATCAACTTTGTTATTTATAACGTCATTAGGCTCAACAAAACCTATAAATTCAAAATTTTCACTACTGTTTTCGTTAAATAAAGCATAACTATTTTTTAATGTTTCAGTTCCTTTATATTCCTCAACACCAATATTTAAAATTCCAACTCTAATTTTGTTGTTTGATTGTAAAACTTTAGCATATTCAACCGCTACGTTAGCTCATTCTAGTAAATATTCAGATTTAATATCAATGTTTGCACCAGCGTCTAATAGCAAAATATTGTTGTTTGTAACAGTTGGAATAATTGGCATAAATGCGGGTCTAGATACACCTGCTAATCTTGGAATTTTTAAAGCAGCTAGTGATACAAATGAACCACTATCACCGCTTGATAAAATGGCGTCAGCTTTATCTTCTTTTAGTAAATCAAAAGCAGTTAGCATTGAAGATTCGTTTCTAATAACATCTCTTAAAGAACTGCTTTTATGTACTAATTGTTCTTGATGAACAATTTCAACTTGTTTAACTACATCTTTTAATAGATGTTCTTGGATTGTTTTTTCATTACCAACTAAAATGATTTTGTAATTTGGATTTTGTTTTAAAAATTCATTAGCACCTAATACTGCTTTTATTTCTCCACCGTCGTTATTTAATGTATCAAAAATGATCGTTCTATTCATTATTGTACCGATATATAGTATGGATAAATATTTTGTTCACCTGAGTGAATTTGAACGACGATATCAAAATTCATTTCAATATATGATTTCAGTTCCAATGCATCAGCCTTTGAAGCGGTTTGTCCATAAACAATAATAATCTCTTCGCTATTTTCATCAACAATATCATTAATTAAGGCAATTGCTGCTTCGTTATATGTTATTGCAGTTCCGATTAGTTTATTGTTTG
It encodes the following:
- a CDS encoding AEC family transporter, whose translation is MKTLKFTDIITNTGLWGAIIATLAITALGYMLYKFKILNENAAQGLQKIVISVLLPFLAFYSFLRNAESSDLKQIGIVFGLSAGYYILLTSIALIWVRYLPKMLPKYVIKRAEKEHNEWLAQTELDNKEMFNAQAFLESLKKKHLVTWLMCIYGSNIVFATPIILGVYSNGIELASLNVWNILYYIGGFGFAFSLISGVKFTKKEFKFSLLKTIKNGSFIAAISAIILWATQYIPGAGAKTIVLGDVKNGLIILADKTTQNIGITHMATFGPNFQTLYGYSDHGTMIWFIKTGVDANSNLLLQRYAGSPTGWFDWSITMPYLYKFISMLAALVSPLIWMVIGTSLAKSNLKEMFRSKDNWIFMVLKMIVMPIVMLAIVIPFVYAGILKPNVGAILVMVGSVPPGTTIVIYSQNFKVHDKYTSQVSSLATVFSFIFIPVWLLIGSAVMNAIAAH
- the rnc gene encoding ribonuclease III, producing MNNTFEEKIISLLNKLGIKLINKETVAVFAQALTHTSYSNEHKNCPNYQYLEFLGDALIQYVVTKEIFFQYKHLDEGKASKLRSSLVNRKILAQLATSLGIIDCIRYAKKSFNNGQNEKIVSDFFESFVAAIYITQGEKAMIEFIAIHLFPFIEEFIDNDLRDPKSEFQEYIQSYKNTTITYSNKPYNNGFESTLIVDGQIYGVGFGNSKKEAEKQAAQDALNKLK
- the plsX gene encoding phosphate acyltransferase PlsX, producing MNRTIIFDTLNNDGGEIKAVLGANEFLKQNPNYKIILVGNEKTIQEHLLKDVVKQVEIVHQEQLVHKSSSLRDVIRNESSMLTAFDLLKEDKADAILSSGDSGSFVSLAALKIPRLAGVSRPAFMPIIPTVTNNNILLLDAGANIDIKSEYLLEWANVAVEYAKVLQSNNKIRVGILNIGVEEYKGTETLKNSYALFNENSSENFEFIGFVEPNDVINNKVDIVLSDGFNGNIFLKTMESTFLGIGHLLKQMIHSSCISKIGGFLLRKKLKKFKNRFDYRNIGGAYVIGLKKIVVKAHGGSDERAFLGALNQVKNAIESSIIDKINIEGDYE